The DNA window TGAAGATTTAAAAGAAGTCTATCCTGTTTGGGCGAAGCACATGAAAGAATCCTTCGGCGGCTGGGATACTTATTTTTTAACCGCTGATCTTGAGATGCCGAAAGACATGCGATTGAAACCCTCAAAAAAAACCCCGTTATTTAACGGGGCATTAGAGTGTCGCTTATTTGAAATTAAAATGGTGGCAGGTAGCAACCGAAAACCAAAAAACTAAAGTGCATTTAAGGCAGCTTCGTAATTAGGTTCTTCGGTGATTTCTGATACGAGTTCGCTATGAAGTACCACATTATTTTCATCGAGCACGATGACAGCGCGCGATGTTAAACCCGCTAAGCTTGTGTCTTCAATGGACACACCAAAATCAGTCGCAAATTTTTTCGTATTACGGAATGTAGAAAGCGTTTGTACGTTCTCAATTTTTTCAGCACCGCAAAAACGATTTTGCGCAAAAGGAAGATCCGCTGAGATACATAACACGACCGTGTTATTGAGTTTAGCTGCCGCTTCATTAAATTTTCTGACAGAAGTCGCACATGTCGGTGTATCCACACTTGGGAAAATATTCAGCACTTTACGTTTGCCTGCAAAATGAGCTAAGCCCACATCGGCACGTGTTTTATCTGCAAGATTAAACTCAGGTGCTTTTTGTCCTTTGCTTAAAAATTGACCACCTATGTTGACCGGACCCCCTTTGAGTGTGACTGCCATGATGTACATTCCTTAAAAATTGAGTAATAGTTGACAATATACATCAGTTATTTTTTTATGGGTAGATCAAGCATTTTTTTTGTGGTTGAGCTTCAATTTTTAAGTCATTCATCCTTTAAAATAGAGTCATGTCAGAAGCTCATCCCGTCTCATTTATTCATTTAAGGTGTCATAGCGAATACTCCATCACCGATGGCATTGTGCGCATTGATGATTATGTGGAAAAAGCATTTGAAGAAAACATGCCGGCGTTAGCGCTCACGGATTTAAATAATGTTTTTGGTTTGGTGAAATTTTATAAGAAGGCCCGCGAAAAAGGGATTAAGCCTATTTTGGGCGCAGACCTTTGGATTGAAAATGAAATCAATCGTGATCAGCCTTATCGCATATTAGTACTCTGTCAAAATGATAAAGGCTATCTTGCACTCTCTGAAATGCTCACACGCGCTTATTTAGAAAATCAATATCGCGGTCGAGCCGAAATTAAAAAATCTTGGTTACTTGAAAAGAACGAGGGTCTCATCATTCTCTCAGGCGGTCTCATGGGTGATGTGGGTCAAGCGATCCTTCAAGAACATATGGATATGGCCATACATGCCATGAAGGATTGGGCAACCCACTTTAAAAATCGTTTCTATATCGAAATTCAGCGCATCGCCGAAGGGGATGATAAAAAAAATGAAGCACGTTTTATCAATCAATCTTTAAATCTAGCCCAAAGTTTAGAAATTCCTGTAGTCGCGACCCAACCGATTCAATTTATGGATTCCGATGATTACCGTGCGCATGAAGCGAGAACGTGTATCGCTGAAGGTTACATCATGGCGGACCACCGTCGACCTAAATTATTTTCACATGAACAGTATTTTAAAAATGAAAATGAAATGGCAGCTTTGTTTGCTGATATTCCAGAAGCGCTTCAAAATTCGGTCGAGATTGCAAAACGTTGTAACTTTGAATTTACTTTAGGTAAAAATTATTTACCTGATTTCCCCACCCCTAATCAAGAAAAGCTCGAAGACTTTTTAATTTCAGAATCTAAAAAAGGATCAGAGGTTCGTTTAAAAGAACTTTTTCCAGATGAATCAAAACGAAATGAAGTAAGAGAAGCGTATGAGGCACGTATACTTTTTGAAACGTCTATCATCAATCAAATGGGTTTTGCAGGGTATTTCTTAATTGTGGCTGACTTTATTAACTGGGCTAAAAATAATCATGTGCCTGTGGGCCCTGGTCGAGGATCCGGTGCGGGATCGTTAGTTGCTTTTAGTTTAGGGATTACCGATCTTGATCCCATTCAATATCAACTTCTTTTTGAGCGGTTTTTAAATCCTGATCGTGTCTCGATGCCTGACTTTGATATCGACTTCTGCCAAGAGGGCCGAGATCGCGTGATTGATTACGTCAAACAAAAATATGGTGCCGGTTCAGTCTCACAAATTGTGACCTTCGGTACGATGGCAGCCCGCGCGGTGATTCGTGATGTGGGTCGTGTACTTGATCTTCCATTTAATTTTGTCGATGGCATCGCAAAATTGATCCCGATGGAATTAGGCATCACGCTTCAAGATGCCTTAGAAAAAGAACCGCAACTTCAGGATCGCTATAACAAAGAAGAGGAAGTCAAAGAGCTCTTTGATCTTGCATTAAGACTCGAAGGTATTGTTCGAAATGTAGGTATGCATGCAGGGGGTGTGTTAATCGCCCCAGGAAAAATTTCAAACTTCACACCCATTTATTGCCAGGCGAATGGGGATAGTTTAGTCAGTCAATTTGACAAGGATGATATTGAGGCTTTAGGTTTAGTGAAGTTCGACTTTTTAGGATTACGTACACTCACTATTCTAGCCATGGCATTAAAGAACGCGAATGTATTACGTGCGAATGAACAATTACCACCGCTCGATTTAAATCACTTACCACTCGATGATAAAACGGTCTTCCAACTTTTAAAAAATGCGAATACCACCGCTGTCTTCCAACTTGAATCTCGCGGTATGAAAGACATGTTAAAGCAAGCGAAGCCGGATTGCTTTGAAGATATTGTGGCGCTCGTGGCGCTTTATCGTCCAGGCCCTATGGATTTGATTCCAGATTTCTGCAAACGTAAACATGGACAACAACGGATTGTGTATCCCCATCCATCGACTGAATCTATTTTAAAAGAAACTTACGGTATCGCTGTTTATCAAGAGCAGGTGATGCAGATTGCGCAAACGGTTGCAGGTTATTCATTGGGTGCTGCAGATTTATTACGACGTGCGATGGGTAAAAAGAAACAAGAGGAAATGGATGCGCAGCGCGAAGGTTTTGTGGCAGGCTCGTTAAAAAATGGACTGAACGAAAGACAAGCGCGTGAACTTTTTGATTTATTAGAAAAATTTGCAGGTTATGGATTTAATAAATCACACGCAGCAGCTTACGCGATGGTGGCGTACCAAACTGCGTATTTAAAAACACATTACCCTGCAGCTTTCTTAGCCGCTTCGATGTCGGCTGATATGAATAACACGGATAACATTCAAATCTTTTTTGAGGATTGCAAACCGAATGGTGTGGCATTATTAGCGCCCGATATTAATCAAAGTGGTTTTGAATTTATTCCGATTAATACCCAGGAAGTTTTATATGGATTAGGCGCCATTAAGGGCACAGGGTTAGCTGCGATCGAACTTATTCTAGCGTCTCGTGAAAAATTAGGCCCTTTCAAAAATCTTTTTGATTTTTGTGCGAGGCTTGATTTAAGAAAAGTGAATCGTCGCGTGGTGGAATCTCTCATCCGTGGTGGCGCATTTGACGTGTTAGAGCCTAATCGGGCATCGTTACTCGCGAGTGTGAATTTAGCGATCACAGCCGCCGAGCAAGGAAAAGCCAATGTGGGACAAAATAGTTTATTCAGTGACGAGCAAACACAAAGTATTGACATGGTCAAAGTAGAACCATGGACGCCCCAACAAAAATTACAAGAAGAAAAAGCAGCCCTTGGATTCTATTTTAGTGGCCATCCATTTACCTTCTTAGAAAAGCGCGTCAGACCTTTTATCAAAACCCAGATCAAAGAATTAAAGCCGCAAGAACAACCTTATTTAATAGCAGGCGTCATTGTAGCGATTCGTATCCGTATGACAGCTCGCGGCAAGATGGCGATTGTCACCTTAGATGATGCGATTTCTCGAGTGGATGTTGTGGTGGGTAATGAACTTCTCACCCAATCACAAAGATTGGTTCAAGAAGATCAACTTTTAATCGTGGAAGGACGGGTGAGCCACGATGATTTCACTGGTGGTATTCGTGTCACTGCCCGAAAACTTTTTGATTTAGCGACTGCGAGAAACCAATTCGCGCATCACTTAAAGATTTCATGTAACGGACAATCGGACGCGCTTAAATTAAGAGACATCTTAAAGCCTTATTGTGGGGCATCTCAAAATAACCTCAAACGCTGCCGCGTTAAAATTGACTACCATAACGAAAAGGGTCATGTGGAACTCATCTTAGGTCAAGATTGGCAGGTGGATTTACATGATGAATTGATAGACGGTTTAACCCAATGGTTGAGCGAAGAAAACGTAAAAATCCTTTATAATTAATGCCCAGATTTTAAAAGTTTTGATCCATGAAAATTAGTTATTTAGATTTTGAAAAGCCGATCTCAGAACTCGAGGCTCAAACCGAGAAGCTTAAAGAGACGCACAACAAGAATAAGAATCTTGATATTTCAAAAGAGTTAACGCAGCTAGCATCTAAGACTGAAAAGTTACTTCATGAGATCTATGATAACTTAAACGCTTGGCAAATTTCCCAAGTATCACGTCACCCACAAAGACCCTATACCCTTGATTATATTGAGAAACTTTTCACAGACTTTGAAGAGTTGCATGGTGATCGCGCTTTTGCCGATGACCCAGCGATTGTGGGGGGCTTAGCCTCATTTGAGGGGATCCCTGTGATGGTGATTGGTCATCAAAAAGGGCGCGACGTTAAAGAAAGACAATTCCGTAATTTTGGTATGCCAAAGCCTGAGGGCTATCGTAAAGCCTTACGTCTTTATCGATTAGCTGAAAAATTCAATGTACCCGTCGTCACTTTCATTGATACCCCAGGTGCATATCCAGGGATTAATGCCGAAGAGCGCGGCCAATCAGAAGCGATTGCACGTAACTTATATGTCATGGCAGAACTTAAAGTGCCTATCATCGGTATTGTGATTGGTGAAGGTGGTTCAGGAGGGGCACTCGCATTAGGTGTCGTGGATCAACTGATCATGCTTCAATTTGCAACGTACTCCGTCATTTCGCCTGAAGGTTGCGCTTCTATTTTATGGAAGAGTGCGGATAAGGCATCCACTGCGGCAGAAACATTAGGGATTACAGCCACCCGCTTAAAAGAGTTAGGCTTGGTGGATACCATTCTCAATGAGCCTTTAGGCGGTGCACATCGTAATCCCAATCAACTCATGGAAATTGTCAGAAAATCCTTAAAAGAACACTTAACTAAACTTCAAAAGAAATCACTCAAACAACTCCTTGATGTAAGACACGAACGTCTACTTAGCTATGGCAAGTTTAAAGAAACCGCTAAGTAAAAACGTTAAAGCCCCCAGTTCAAAAAAGACTAAACAGCCATCCCTACTTTATTTAGTTGAGAAGGCTTTTTTAGCATTCAATCAATCACCTAAGAAGATAAAATCGATGACGGTCGCTTTAAGTGGCGGTGTTGATTCAGTCGTCCTTTTACATCTTGTACATCAACTGCAAAAGAAATATCGTTTTACCTTAAAAGCCTCGCATGTCCATCATGGGTTAAGTGAAGACGCAGATCAATGGGTCAAATTTTGTGAAGCATTATGTAGAAAATGGTCTATCGACCTAGAGGTTCACTATATCCAATTACCGAAAAAAAAGTCACTCGGTATTGAGGGTGAGGCAAGGCGACTTCGCTATGAAAAACTCCTTCAAGCGAAAACAGATTGTGTCGTTTTAGCGCATCACGAAGACGACCAAGCGGAGACTTTTTTACTGCAATTAATCCGTGGGGCAGGGGTGAAAGGTTTGTCATCCATGGCACATTTTGATGAAGACAGACACCTCTGGCGACCACTTCTTAATGCCTCAAAAAGTGACATTGAAAGTTATGCCAAACAACACAAATTAAAGTGGGTTGAGGATGAAAGTAATCAAAATATTGATTTTGATCGAAACTTCATTCGATTAAAAGTTTTACCTATATTAAAGAATAGGTTTCATCATATTATTAAAGTGATTTCTAGGTCTTCATCGCATTTAGCAGAAGCACAACATCTACTCGATGATTTAGCTAAAATAGATTTAAAAAGTCATTTAAAATCAATAAAATATAAACATAAACTTCAAGTAAAAACTTTAATTCAATTGTCTCCTTATCGCGCTAAAAATGTCTTACGTTATTGGCTAGCATTAAATGATCAATTGATGCCCACAAAAGACCTTTTAGATGAACTTTTAAGACAGGTTTTAACGGCCAAAAAAGATGCGGATTTAAAAATTCAACTCTCAAAAGATAATCAAATTCGTCGCTATCAAGATGAGATTTTTATCGTTCCAAAAAATCAAAAAAATCAAAAAAATTATGAAATGATTTGGCGGGGTGAATCAAAAATGATTTTGCCCAATGGTCACCAATTAACATTTAAAAAAGTGAAAGGTCGAGGTATCAATATAAAATTTTTAAACGAACAAACTTTAAAAATTAGAAATCGACAAGGTGGAGAATTTTTTAAACCGGATGCTAAAAGACCCACTAAAAAAATTAAACAGCTTTTACAGGAATCAAATTTACCGCCTTGGGAGAGAGAAAATTTACCTTTGATTTTTGTGGGCGATGATTTGGCTTTTATTCCTCATTATGGCATGGACGTAAAATATCAAGTCAAACCCCAAGAAATGGGTTTAGAAATCAAATTCATACCAAGTAAATGATGTGTTGTTTTTAGGCTACAAAATGATTCTGCTATGGGCGCTTTTTTAACCTACTAACTTATTGATTTATTTAATTTTTTTTAACTGAAATAGGGGAGGTCTTTCTTCGGGAAGTTTTCCTATGCATTTTAAGCGCTTCAGATATTGAATTTCTTTCAAAACCTCACTAAAGTCACATCATCTTCAATACGTACGGAAATAAATTTCATGAAACTAAAATTATCTGGAATCGTGGCTTTAGCCCTCGCTAGCTCAGCACCCCTTAATGCTGCTGACAAACTCACGACAAACACCATCAATGTGTATAGCGCAACACCGCTTCATTCGATTGGCTTGCCACTTAATATGATTCCGGCCAACATTCAAATGGCGACACCTAAGGCGATCAATGAACAGGTTGGGGTGAGCTTAGCGGATTACATGAATAATAATATGCAAAGTGTGACGACGACTGAAATGGGCGGTAATCCATGGCAGCCTGAAATCACCTTCCGTGGATTTTCTGCATCACCACTCCTTGGTATGCCACAAGGTATCTCCACTTATATCGATGGCGTGCGTGTGAATGAACCTTTTGGTGACGTGACACTTTGGGACAAGATTCCTAACTTTGCCATTGGTGGCATGCAATTAGTCCCTGGTTCAAATCCACTCTATGGTTTAAATACCCTTGGTGGTGCGATCGCCATGCAAACGAAAAGTGGTCGCGATGCAAAAGGTGCGTCCGTAGAATTTGAAGCAGGCTCTTGGGATCGTCAACGTTATTTAGCGCAATATGGTGGTGTCTCTAAAGATGGATCCGTGGATTATTTCATTGGTCATCAAACCACGAGAGAAGATGGTTGGCGTCAATTTTCTCCAAGCCACTTAAATCAAACCTTTGCTAAAACAGGCTGGCAAAGCGAAAAAACTAAACTTGATTTAAGCTATATCGGTACAAACAATAAGTTAGTCGGTAACGGATTTACACCTGAATTCCTTTTATCAGGTGACCGTGATCAAATCCATACAAGCCCAGATTGGACGAATAACTACTATCATCACTTAGCACTGAATGGCTCCCATTGGGTCAATAATGACGTGATGCTTTCCGGTCACACGTATTACAGAAAATCGAACCGTCATACCAGAAATGGCGATCTTTACGAAGGTGGTATTGCCGATCAAAATCTCTTTTTGGGTACAAACTATGCGAGCAATGCTAACAAGGCTGACGATGTTGAGATGTTGGGCTCTGTGATGAATCGCACCAAAACTAAACAGGATAATTTAGGTTTTACGCTTCAAGCCGCTTTCAATCAAGACCTCTTGGGTAAAAAGAATCAGTTTATTGCGGGCGTAGGCTATGACTATTCAAAAATACGCTTTAATCAAAATCGTCTAGTGAATTTGTATGATGAGTCAGAAATTCTTCAGACACGAGGCGGTACAAATGAAATAGTAGAGCTTGATAACGCTGTAACTCAATATCGTGCATCCTCAGATACAGAAATTTTTGATTCTAATAGAGCTTTCAGTACAGCAGGTAATGGTGTATACGGCCCCTATGAAAGTACTTATCTTAAGAGCAAACAACAAACTTACAGTATCTTTGCAACAGATACCTTGTCAATCAATCAACAGTGGCATGTCAACGCTGGTATGCGATATAACTACACAAGAATTAACAACCGCGATCAGCTTAACCCAGTTCCGACTGCTGACAATGGCTCACTGACTGCAGATGCAACTTATGCAAGGCTTAATCCAACAGTTGGTTTGACCTTCACGCCGAGTGATAAAAGTGCGATCTTTGGTTCGTATTCTGAATCAAGTAGAGCGCCTACTTCGATTGAGTTAGGCTGTTCTAATCCAGCGCGTCCATGTTTACTCCCAGCGGCAATGGCGGATGACCCACCATTAAAGCAAGTGGTTGCTAAAACCTATGACTTCGGTGCAAGAGGCTATTTGAATGATTCAATTAAGTGGAATGCGTCCGTTTACCATACGGTAAATCATGACGACATTCAGTTCGTTAGGGCAGATCTGAGAAATCACGGCTATTTTGCTAACGTTGGAAGAACACAACGTCAGGGTTTTGATATAGGATTGGCAGGACAGCAAGACAAATTGAGATGGAATACGAGTTACAGCTTTATCAAAGCTACATATGATGGCGATTTAGATCTTTTAGCCCCTCAAAACTCAAGTAGCGATGATGATGGCGTTATTTCAGTGAAAAAAGGTGATTACTTACCGAGTATTCCAAAGCATCAATTAAAACTTAGAGCTCAATATCAAGTCACACCTGATTGGTCTGTAGGCACTAATGTAATTGGGTTTACTCAGCAATATATTTGGGGTAACGAGAATAATCGACATCAAGCTAATAATGCTGGAGAGACTGGTGTACGAAACGCATGTGGCCAACCGTCAACTGAAGGTGGGCCAGAAGATGGAGGCTTTGCATGCGGATCAGGCAAAATCAGTGGTTATGTCGTTGTGAATCTAGACTCACAATATAACATTGGTAAGGGCTGGAGTGCTTTCGCAAAAGCGATTAACATCTTCGATCAGAAGTACAATGTAGCAGGTCGTTTAGCTGAGACGATGTTTAACCCAGCAGGCGAGTATGGCGCTGAAACGAACGTGCGAGGTTTATTACCAGGCGCTCCGCGTGCCGCATGGATTGGTTTCCGCTACGAATTTGGTGGCGCACCAGAAGCTAACTAATAGCAATGAGGAATAAAAAAGGGAGCGATAAGCTCCCTTTTTTATTTGTCAGCCTATTTATTTTTGTGTAAGTTTGATGAATGAATAGAAGGTGCCAATGATGGGCAATCCAAAATTCATGAGTATGAATTGTTTCTTAGATTGACGATATCTTGAAGCCAGATCATGGAGTTTTGTTAAGAGTAGTATCCAAGATACAACTAACATAAATAGCACTAAAAGAAATAAGTAGAGGTAACCATCTGTCATCACGTGAATGATATAAAAAACAAACGCCGCGGCAATCGCACTATTCCAAAGCAAGAATAGGTTCGCTGCCTGATCGATTTCGTCTTCCATCTTTATCACAACTTCTTTTTGTGTGGAAGTTTTTTTAAGCTTCATTTCTAAGCTTGATCCGCAGTGATCACAGAACTTAGCCAAATCTCTTTTAATGTGATGCCCGCATTCATAACAAATCATGGTTGATTTCATTTCAAAATTCTAAAGAAGCTATCCTAAATTGCCTTTCCTAAAAGAATCCATGAATTCATCCTTAAATAATTTGGGAAGTTTTCCTGATATGCTTTTATAAAATGTACGACACAATAGACACTGAAATGAGAAGGAATCACCTTTGAGCTTAAAGCTTCGCCTTATTTTAATTATCAACGCGGTATTGCTTCTGATATTGGTACTCGGATCAATTTTAGCGATTGATACAGCCAAAAAAAATGTGCGGGCAGAGGTGGCATCTTCTGAAAAACTCACCCTTTATTTATTTGAAATTGGTGTGTTAAATAACCCTAAGTATTACTCGATTGAGAGTGAGTATAAGCCGCTTAATTTGCAGAGCTTGGTACATATGCGACACCTCAAGATTGAGTTTTATAATTTAGAGGGTAAATTGGTGGAGAGTAATATCTCAGAATCACGCATACAGACGATGGATCAAGCACCATCTTGGTTTGTGAATTTTATGGGACTTATTTCAGATCCCTGGGAGCCGAAGCGCCTACCTGTTGAAATATTAGGCCAAGCAAAGGGTGCGATTATTATTACGCCTGACCCCAGTTATGAGTTTGGGGAGATCTGGAATCAATTAACAGGTATTTTTTATTTGGCGGGCGCCTTTTTTATCTTGACGAATATTTTGGTGGCATGGATTGTATTCAGAGCTTTAAGTCCTGTTGAATTTATTTTGAAAGCTTTAACTGAACTTGAATTGGGAAACCTAAAAGTCAAAATGCCCTATTTAAAAACGTCTGAATTATCCGCGATTAGTTCTAAATTTAATCATATGGTGAAAACGTTAAGGCTTAGCATTGAACAAAATCACCGGCTCACACAAAAGCTCATCCGTGTCCAAGAAGAAGAGAAAAAAAGTTTAGCGCGAGATCTTCATGATGAATTCGGACAATCTTTAACGGCGATTCATGCAGATGCGGCTGTGTTAAAAACACTCGCGCATAAAGAATACCCAAAGATTAAGCCATCAGCGCATGCGATATCAGACTTATCAAAACATCTGATGAATCTTGTGGGTGGCATGCTTAATCGTTTAAAGCTGGGTGTATTAAATGAATTAGGTTTGGAAGAAGGTTTGATCGATTTAATAGATACCTGGAAATTAAGACATCCTAAAATAAATCTTCAATATCAAGTCAATTTAAAAGGCTTACCTAAAACGAATGAAATCATTTCCATTACTACTTATCGGATTATTCAAGAGTGTTTAACGAATATTTCAAGGCATGCCAAAGCTAAACATGTAGCGATTGAAATTGAATTGATTAAAAAAAATGGTGCTTCCAAAATGATAGACATTCATGTGAAAGATGATGGTATCGGACTCTCTAAATCCCATCGTGACGGCTTTGGCTTATCTGGCATGCGTGAGCGTATTCATGAAGTGAGCGGCAACATTAAAATTGTGAGCGAAGTGAATCAAGGTGTTTCGCTTCATATTCAACTCCCATTAAAAAGAATCCAAAAATAAATGAGTAAAAAAGTCACCATTGTTTTAGTGGATGATCACGCAGTGGTTCGAGCAGGGGTGAGACGTCTTCTCGAGCAAGAAGCCTTATTTGATGTGATAGGGGAAGCTGAAAGTGGGGAGAAGGCTTACCACATGTTCGGCGAATTAAAGCCGGATGTAATGGTGATGGATTTATCAATGCCGGGTATGGGTGGTTTAGAAGCGATAAGAAGGATTTTGATGCGTCATGAGCGCGCTCGGATTTTGGTACTCACCATGCATGAGGATTTATCATTTGCTAATCAGGCATTGAAATTAGGGGCAAAGGGTTATCTTATTAAAAATACTTTAGGTGACGACTTGGTGAAATCCATTCAAACAGTATCAAGAGGAGAAGTGTTTTTAAGTGACGAGATTGCCAAAAAGATGGCCATGCAATCGATATCAGGTGAACAAGATCCTATTCATGAACTCTCAGCGCGTGAATTTGAAATTTTTAGATTATTAGCCGAAGGGCTTGAGATTGATGCGATCGCAACCACACTTAATATTAGCTCTAAGACAGTATCTAATTACCAGACCATGATTAAACAAAAACTCAATATTAATACACCGGTTGAA is part of the Candidatus Methylopumilus rimovensis genome and encodes:
- the tpx gene encoding thiol peroxidase, translating into MMAVTLKGGPVNIGGQFLSKGQKAPEFNLADKTRADVGLAHFAGKRKVLNIFPSVDTPTCATSVRKFNEAAAKLNNTVVLCISADLPFAQNRFCGAEKIENVQTLSTFRNTKKFATDFGVSIEDTSLAGLTSRAVIVLDENNVVLHSELVSEITEEPNYEAALNAL
- a CDS encoding zinc ribbon domain-containing protein, with product MKSTMICYECGHHIKRDLAKFCDHCGSSLEMKLKKTSTQKEVVIKMEDEIDQAANLFLLWNSAIAAAFVFYIIHVMTDGYLYLFLLVLFMLVVSWILLLTKLHDLASRYRQSKKQFILMNFGLPIIGTFYSFIKLTQK
- a CDS encoding ATP-binding protein, whose amino-acid sequence is MSLKLRLILIINAVLLLILVLGSILAIDTAKKNVRAEVASSEKLTLYLFEIGVLNNPKYYSIESEYKPLNLQSLVHMRHLKIEFYNLEGKLVESNISESRIQTMDQAPSWFVNFMGLISDPWEPKRLPVEILGQAKGAIIITPDPSYEFGEIWNQLTGIFYLAGAFFILTNILVAWIVFRALSPVEFILKALTELELGNLKVKMPYLKTSELSAISSKFNHMVKTLRLSIEQNHRLTQKLIRVQEEEKKSLARDLHDEFGQSLTAIHADAAVLKTLAHKEYPKIKPSAHAISDLSKHLMNLVGGMLNRLKLGVLNELGLEEGLIDLIDTWKLRHPKINLQYQVNLKGLPKTNEIISITTYRIIQECLTNISRHAKAKHVAIEIELIKKNGASKMIDIHVKDDGIGLSKSHRDGFGLSGMRERIHEVSGNIKIVSEVNQGVSLHIQLPLKRIQK
- a CDS encoding acetyl-CoA carboxylase carboxyltransferase subunit alpha, with protein sequence MKISYLDFEKPISELEAQTEKLKETHNKNKNLDISKELTQLASKTEKLLHEIYDNLNAWQISQVSRHPQRPYTLDYIEKLFTDFEELHGDRAFADDPAIVGGLASFEGIPVMVIGHQKGRDVKERQFRNFGMPKPEGYRKALRLYRLAEKFNVPVVTFIDTPGAYPGINAEERGQSEAIARNLYVMAELKVPIIGIVIGEGGSGGALALGVVDQLIMLQFATYSVISPEGCASILWKSADKASTAAETLGITATRLKELGLVDTILNEPLGGAHRNPNQLMEIVRKSLKEHLTKLQKKSLKQLLDVRHERLLSYGKFKETAK
- the tilS gene encoding tRNA lysidine(34) synthetase TilS codes for the protein MTVALSGGVDSVVLLHLVHQLQKKYRFTLKASHVHHGLSEDADQWVKFCEALCRKWSIDLEVHYIQLPKKKSLGIEGEARRLRYEKLLQAKTDCVVLAHHEDDQAETFLLQLIRGAGVKGLSSMAHFDEDRHLWRPLLNASKSDIESYAKQHKLKWVEDESNQNIDFDRNFIRLKVLPILKNRFHHIIKVISRSSSHLAEAQHLLDDLAKIDLKSHLKSIKYKHKLQVKTLIQLSPYRAKNVLRYWLALNDQLMPTKDLLDELLRQVLTAKKDADLKIQLSKDNQIRRYQDEIFIVPKNQKNQKNYEMIWRGESKMILPNGHQLTFKKVKGRGINIKFLNEQTLKIRNRQGGEFFKPDAKRPTKKIKQLLQESNLPPWERENLPLIFVGDDLAFIPHYGMDVKYQVKPQEMGLEIKFIPSK
- the dnaE gene encoding DNA polymerase III subunit alpha, whose amino-acid sequence is MSEAHPVSFIHLRCHSEYSITDGIVRIDDYVEKAFEENMPALALTDLNNVFGLVKFYKKAREKGIKPILGADLWIENEINRDQPYRILVLCQNDKGYLALSEMLTRAYLENQYRGRAEIKKSWLLEKNEGLIILSGGLMGDVGQAILQEHMDMAIHAMKDWATHFKNRFYIEIQRIAEGDDKKNEARFINQSLNLAQSLEIPVVATQPIQFMDSDDYRAHEARTCIAEGYIMADHRRPKLFSHEQYFKNENEMAALFADIPEALQNSVEIAKRCNFEFTLGKNYLPDFPTPNQEKLEDFLISESKKGSEVRLKELFPDESKRNEVREAYEARILFETSIINQMGFAGYFLIVADFINWAKNNHVPVGPGRGSGAGSLVAFSLGITDLDPIQYQLLFERFLNPDRVSMPDFDIDFCQEGRDRVIDYVKQKYGAGSVSQIVTFGTMAARAVIRDVGRVLDLPFNFVDGIAKLIPMELGITLQDALEKEPQLQDRYNKEEEVKELFDLALRLEGIVRNVGMHAGGVLIAPGKISNFTPIYCQANGDSLVSQFDKDDIEALGLVKFDFLGLRTLTILAMALKNANVLRANEQLPPLDLNHLPLDDKTVFQLLKNANTTAVFQLESRGMKDMLKQAKPDCFEDIVALVALYRPGPMDLIPDFCKRKHGQQRIVYPHPSTESILKETYGIAVYQEQVMQIAQTVAGYSLGAADLLRRAMGKKKQEEMDAQREGFVAGSLKNGLNERQARELFDLLEKFAGYGFNKSHAAAYAMVAYQTAYLKTHYPAAFLAASMSADMNNTDNIQIFFEDCKPNGVALLAPDINQSGFEFIPINTQEVLYGLGAIKGTGLAAIELILASREKLGPFKNLFDFCARLDLRKVNRRVVESLIRGGAFDVLEPNRASLLASVNLAITAAEQGKANVGQNSLFSDEQTQSIDMVKVEPWTPQQKLQEEKAALGFYFSGHPFTFLEKRVRPFIKTQIKELKPQEQPYLIAGVIVAIRIRMTARGKMAIVTLDDAISRVDVVVGNELLTQSQRLVQEDQLLIVEGRVSHDDFTGGIRVTARKLFDLATARNQFAHHLKISCNGQSDALKLRDILKPYCGASQNNLKRCRVKIDYHNEKGHVELILGQDWQVDLHDELIDGLTQWLSEENVKILYN
- a CDS encoding TonB-dependent receptor; this encodes MKLKLSGIVALALASSAPLNAADKLTTNTINVYSATPLHSIGLPLNMIPANIQMATPKAINEQVGVSLADYMNNNMQSVTTTEMGGNPWQPEITFRGFSASPLLGMPQGISTYIDGVRVNEPFGDVTLWDKIPNFAIGGMQLVPGSNPLYGLNTLGGAIAMQTKSGRDAKGASVEFEAGSWDRQRYLAQYGGVSKDGSVDYFIGHQTTREDGWRQFSPSHLNQTFAKTGWQSEKTKLDLSYIGTNNKLVGNGFTPEFLLSGDRDQIHTSPDWTNNYYHHLALNGSHWVNNDVMLSGHTYYRKSNRHTRNGDLYEGGIADQNLFLGTNYASNANKADDVEMLGSVMNRTKTKQDNLGFTLQAAFNQDLLGKKNQFIAGVGYDYSKIRFNQNRLVNLYDESEILQTRGGTNEIVELDNAVTQYRASSDTEIFDSNRAFSTAGNGVYGPYESTYLKSKQQTYSIFATDTLSINQQWHVNAGMRYNYTRINNRDQLNPVPTADNGSLTADATYARLNPTVGLTFTPSDKSAIFGSYSESSRAPTSIELGCSNPARPCLLPAAMADDPPLKQVVAKTYDFGARGYLNDSIKWNASVYHTVNHDDIQFVRADLRNHGYFANVGRTQRQGFDIGLAGQQDKLRWNTSYSFIKATYDGDLDLLAPQNSSSDDDGVISVKKGDYLPSIPKHQLKLRAQYQVTPDWSVGTNVIGFTQQYIWGNENNRHQANNAGETGVRNACGQPSTEGGPEDGGFACGSGKISGYVVVNLDSQYNIGKGWSAFAKAINIFDQKYNVAGRLAETMFNPAGEYGAETNVRGLLPGAPRAAWIGFRYEFGGAPEAN